In one window of Posidoniimonas corsicana DNA:
- a CDS encoding DUF3302 domain-containing protein, with amino-acid sequence MPDGATYFAWFILTLLAGVAVGLIVWLGSLPGAIAARRNHPQADAINALSWFGLLLGGLGWVLAFVWALYRPAGGAAADPDALSRLRGETDALKQRVAELESRLAEQNKGGPAP; translated from the coding sequence ATGCCCGACGGCGCCACCTACTTCGCCTGGTTTATCCTCACGCTGCTTGCGGGGGTCGCCGTCGGGCTGATCGTGTGGCTCGGCTCGCTGCCGGGTGCGATCGCCGCGCGGCGCAACCACCCGCAGGCCGACGCCATCAACGCCCTCAGCTGGTTCGGCCTGCTGCTGGGCGGGTTGGGCTGGGTATTAGCGTTCGTGTGGGCCCTCTACCGCCCCGCGGGCGGCGCGGCAGCAGACCCCGACGCCCTCTCGCGTCTGCGGGGCGAGACCGACGCGCTCAAGCAGCGCGTGGCCGAGCTCGAGAGCCGCCTGGCGGAGCAGAACAAAGGGGGGCCCGCGCCGTGA